The following proteins are co-located in the Bacteroidales bacterium genome:
- the amrB gene encoding AmmeMemoRadiSam system protein B has translation MRIVLVVLFSIFTIMETYSQNNSTDRQPVAAGRFYSADKEILIKDINLLFEKCKKPDVPGYVRAIISPHAGYIFSGNTAAAALSAIPKSTIYKNIFIIGSSHVMAFDGASVYNTGDYITPLGKAVVNKEIGNKLIKENSVFNFPVKSHISEHSIEVQIPLIQSYFTNLPPIIPIIIGTDNEKTIKQIAEALRPWFTNENLFIISSDFSHYPSYKDAVETDKATAHGIASGNPKTFLTSLQKNSEKQINGLATSMCGWSSGLTLLYLSEKNTSLQYKIIDYTNSGDSSYGSKDEVVGYNAIVLFDNNQKKEKTGNIQESFSFTEKEKEILFSIAGNSIKSGFSGKNESRIDAGKIPDHLKEPMGAFVTLKIEGRLRGCIGRFISKDPLYEAVRASAFSSAFEDPRFSPLTSEELGVAEMEITVLGPLKRINKPEEIILGRHGIYIRKDSRSGTMLPQVATENGWSIEEFLGYTSRDKAGLGWDGWRDAELFIYEGVVLEEKRK, from the coding sequence ATGAGAATAGTACTAGTGGTTTTGTTCTCAATATTCACTATTATGGAAACCTATTCACAGAATAATTCAACCGACAGGCAGCCGGTTGCAGCTGGCAGATTCTATTCTGCCGATAAAGAGATTTTAATAAAAGATATAAACCTGCTATTTGAAAAATGTAAAAAGCCGGACGTTCCAGGTTATGTCAGGGCCATTATTTCTCCGCATGCCGGTTATATATTTTCTGGTAATACGGCAGCTGCTGCGTTATCTGCTATACCCAAAAGTACAATATATAAGAACATTTTTATAATTGGTTCAAGTCATGTTATGGCTTTCGACGGAGCTTCAGTCTACAATACAGGGGATTATATCACACCACTCGGGAAAGCTGTTGTAAACAAAGAAATTGGCAATAAACTAATTAAAGAGAATAGTGTTTTCAATTTTCCGGTAAAATCGCATATCAGCGAGCATAGTATTGAAGTACAGATTCCATTAATCCAGTCATACTTCACTAACCTGCCTCCGATTATTCCTATTATTATTGGCACGGATAATGAAAAGACTATAAAGCAAATAGCTGAGGCACTGAGACCATGGTTCACAAATGAGAATCTGTTTATAATCAGCAGCGATTTTTCACATTACCCTTCTTATAAGGATGCGGTTGAGACCGACAAAGCTACTGCGCATGGAATTGCCTCAGGCAATCCTAAGACTTTTCTTACCTCTTTACAAAAGAATTCTGAGAAACAGATAAACGGTCTGGCAACAAGTATGTGCGGATGGAGCTCCGGACTTACACTACTCTATCTATCAGAAAAGAACACCAGTCTTCAGTACAAAATTATTGACTACACAAATTCAGGAGACTCATCATACGGGAGCAAAGATGAAGTTGTTGGCTATAATGCCATTGTGCTTTTCGACAATAATCAGAAAAAAGAAAAGACCGGAAATATTCAGGAGTCATTTTCATTCACTGAAAAGGAAAAGGAAATACTCTTCTCTATTGCAGGGAACAGCATTAAATCTGGTTTTTCAGGTAAAAATGAAAGCCGGATTGATGCCGGAAAGATTCCTGACCACTTAAAGGAACCCATGGGTGCATTTGTCACTCTGAAAATTGAAGGAAGACTAAGAGGATGCATTGGCAGATTTATTTCTAAGGATCCACTATATGAAGCTGTAAGGGCTTCAGCCTTTTCCTCGGCTTTTGAAGATCCGCGGTTTTCTCCCTTAACATCTGAAGAACTTGGTGTGGCAGAGATGGAGATAACTGTTCTTGGTCCGCTTAAAAGAATTAATAAACCAGAGGAGATCATCCTTGGTCGACATGGCATTTATATAAGGAAGGACTCCAGATCGGGAACCATGCTGCCCCAGGTCGCAACAGAGAATGGATGGAGCATTGAGGAATTTCTTGGATACACTTCGAGGGACAAGGCAGGACTCGGATGGGACGGATGGAGAGATGCCGAATTATTTATCTATGAAGGAGTCGTTCTCGAAGAAAAGAGAAAATAG
- a CDS encoding DUF1987 family protein encodes MELKSYFVEPTVKTPQIDLNHLTGELIFSGRSIPENAADLYENVLKWVLAYIKNPRHTTNLRFNLEYFNTSSSIWLAKIVKALSSIQESEYTLLIHLYFNIEEYDNMEVEDLKDALSPIIDMIGTPGLSMGIKIYGTDEKGEVLKESIVLI; translated from the coding sequence GTGGAACTAAAGAGTTATTTTGTTGAACCCACAGTAAAAACCCCTCAGATTGATTTAAATCATCTGACTGGAGAGCTGATATTTTCCGGCAGGTCGATCCCTGAAAACGCTGCTGATCTGTATGAAAATGTGCTAAAATGGGTCTTGGCTTATATTAAAAACCCGCGGCATACAACCAACCTTCGATTTAATCTTGAATACTTCAATACTTCTTCTTCAATCTGGCTTGCCAAAATAGTAAAAGCCTTATCATCTATTCAGGAAAGTGAATATACATTACTGATTCACCTTTACTTCAATATTGAAGAATATGATAATATGGAGGTTGAAGATCTAAAAGATGCCCTTAGTCCCATAATTGATATGATTGGCACACCAGGTCTTAGTATGGGAATAAAAATCTACGGCACCGATGAAAAGGGAGAAGTTCTGAAAGAATCAATCGTTCTTATCTGA